From a region of the Streptomyces venezuelae genome:
- a CDS encoding NCS2 family permease, translating into MTQSSVEPKTTAEEAGDGSQPPAGRSWLDRYFHITHRGSNVGNEVRGGITTFMAMAYILLLNPLLLSGKDVAGTVMDGSAIITATAFAAAVTTLLMGFVGKVPLALAAGLSVSGVLASQVAPQMTWPQAMGMCVVYGVVICLLVVTGLREMIMNAIPLALKHAITMGIGLFVALIGFVKAGFVGKGPEFGPPVQLGAVGELSGWPVLLFCITLVAIFMLQARKVPGAILIGIVGGTVLAAILNAIVDIDPKAWKNGPPELDGSAVSMPNFSLFGDVSFGGWGDVGYMTVGMIVFTLVLAGFFDAMATIIGVGTEAKLADDKGRMPGLSKALFIDGAGGAIGGVAGGSGQTVFVESATGVGEGARTGLASVVTGLFFAACLFFTPLTQIVPGEVASAALVVIGAMMMQNARHVDWADSATAIPVFLTVVIMPFTYSITAGVAAGVISYVAIKIAQGKAREIGGFMWALTAIFLVFFALNPIEHWLGVG; encoded by the coding sequence ATGACCCAGTCGTCAGTAGAGCCCAAGACCACCGCGGAGGAGGCCGGCGACGGCTCTCAGCCGCCCGCCGGACGGTCCTGGCTCGACCGCTATTTCCACATAACGCACAGAGGGTCCAACGTCGGCAACGAGGTCCGTGGCGGTATCACGACCTTCATGGCCATGGCGTACATCCTGCTGCTCAACCCCCTGCTCCTGTCGGGCAAGGACGTCGCCGGCACGGTGATGGACGGGTCGGCGATCATCACCGCCACCGCGTTCGCCGCCGCCGTCACGACGCTCCTCATGGGCTTCGTCGGCAAGGTGCCGCTCGCCCTCGCCGCCGGTCTCTCCGTGTCCGGCGTGCTGGCCTCGCAGGTGGCCCCCCAGATGACCTGGCCGCAGGCCATGGGCATGTGTGTGGTCTACGGTGTCGTGATCTGTCTCCTGGTCGTCACCGGCCTCCGAGAGATGATCATGAACGCGATCCCCCTCGCGCTCAAGCACGCCATCACCATGGGCATCGGTCTCTTCGTCGCCCTGATCGGCTTCGTCAAGGCCGGCTTCGTCGGCAAGGGCCCGGAGTTCGGTCCCCCCGTCCAGCTGGGTGCGGTCGGTGAGCTGTCCGGCTGGCCCGTGCTGCTCTTCTGCATCACCCTGGTCGCCATCTTCATGCTCCAGGCCCGCAAGGTGCCCGGCGCGATCCTGATCGGCATCGTCGGCGGTACCGTCCTGGCCGCGATCCTCAACGCCATCGTGGACATCGACCCGAAGGCCTGGAAGAACGGCCCGCCGGAGCTGGACGGCTCCGCGGTCTCGATGCCGAACTTCTCGCTCTTCGGTGACGTCTCCTTCGGCGGCTGGGGCGACGTCGGCTACATGACGGTCGGCATGATCGTCTTCACGCTGGTGCTCGCCGGCTTCTTCGACGCCATGGCCACCATCATCGGTGTCGGTACCGAGGCCAAGCTGGCCGACGACAAGGGCCGCATGCCGGGCCTGTCCAAGGCGCTCTTCATCGACGGCGCCGGTGGCGCCATCGGTGGCGTCGCGGGCGGCTCCGGCCAGACCGTGTTCGTCGAGTCCGCGACCGGCGTCGGCGAGGGTGCCCGTACGGGCCTCGCCTCCGTGGTCACCGGCCTGTTCTTCGCCGCCTGCCTCTTCTTCACCCCGCTCACGCAGATCGTCCCGGGTGAGGTCGCCTCCGCGGCCCTGGTCGTCATCGGCGCGATGATGATGCAGAACGCCCGCCACGTGGACTGGGCGGACAGCGCGACCGCGATCCCGGTCTTCCTGACCGTCGTGATCATGCCCTTCACGTACTCGATCACGGCCGGTGTCGCCGCCGGTGTGATCTCCTACGTCGCCATCAAGATCGCTCAGGGCAAGGCCCGGGAGATCGGCGGCTTCATGTGGGCACTGACCGCGATCTTCCTGGTGTTCTTCGCCCTGAACCCGATCGAGCACTGGCTCGGGGTCGGCTGA
- a CDS encoding XdhC family protein has product MLDIAEELNRWVEQGRDFAVATVVAVGGSAPRQPGAALAVDSEGTAIGSVSGGCVEGAVYELCRQALVDGETVHERFGYSDDDAFAVGLTCGGIIDILVTPVRVGSPVREVFAAGLAAAARGEAGAVARIAQGPAELMGRAVFVRTEGAHQGGFGGHPELDRTIAEEARAMLDAGRTGVLEIGADGRLCGEPLRVLVESSVPPPRMIVFGAIDFASALVRIGKFLGYRVTVADARPVFATKTRFPEADEIIVGWPHRYLEEQSSAGLVDSRTVLCVLTHDAKFDVPLLELALRLPVAYVGAMGSRRTHEDRNERLREVGVTELELARLRSPIGLDLGARSPEETALSIAAEIVANRRGGTGAALTGAHIPIHPDVSHTILDRIGSVA; this is encoded by the coding sequence ATGCTGGACATCGCCGAAGAGCTGAACCGGTGGGTCGAGCAGGGGCGTGACTTCGCCGTCGCCACCGTCGTGGCGGTCGGCGGCAGCGCGCCCCGGCAGCCCGGGGCCGCTCTCGCCGTCGACAGCGAGGGCACGGCCATCGGCTCGGTCTCCGGCGGATGCGTGGAAGGTGCGGTGTACGAGCTGTGCCGGCAGGCGCTCGTGGACGGCGAGACCGTCCACGAGCGCTTCGGGTACAGCGACGACGATGCCTTCGCCGTAGGCCTGACCTGCGGCGGAATCATCGACATCCTGGTCACCCCGGTCCGCGTGGGTTCTCCCGTACGGGAGGTCTTCGCGGCCGGCCTGGCCGCCGCCGCCCGTGGCGAGGCCGGGGCGGTGGCCCGGATCGCGCAGGGCCCGGCCGAGCTCATGGGCCGCGCCGTGTTCGTCCGTACCGAAGGCGCCCACCAGGGCGGCTTCGGCGGGCACCCCGAGCTGGACCGCACCATCGCCGAGGAGGCCCGCGCCATGCTCGACGCCGGCCGGACCGGCGTGCTGGAGATCGGCGCCGACGGAAGGCTCTGCGGAGAGCCGCTGAGGGTGCTCGTCGAATCCAGCGTCCCGCCCCCGCGGATGATCGTCTTCGGCGCCATCGACTTCGCCTCCGCCCTCGTGCGGATCGGCAAGTTCCTCGGCTACCGGGTGACCGTGGCCGACGCGCGGCCCGTCTTCGCCACGAAGACCCGCTTCCCGGAAGCCGACGAGATCATCGTCGGCTGGCCCCACCGCTACCTGGAGGAGCAGTCCTCGGCGGGCCTCGTCGACAGCCGGACCGTCCTGTGCGTGCTCACCCACGACGCCAAGTTCGACGTCCCGCTCCTCGAACTGGCCCTCAGGCTGCCCGTCGCCTACGTCGGAGCCATGGGCTCGCGCCGCACCCACGAGGACCGCAACGAGCGGTTGCGCGAGGTCGGCGTGACCGAGCTCGAACTGGCCCGGCTGCGCTCCCCGATCGGCCTGGACCTCGGCGCCCGCTCCCCGGAGGAGACCGCGCTGTCCATCGCCGCCGAGATCGTCGCGAACCGCCGCGGCGGCACCGGCGCGGCCCTGACCGGCGCGCACATCCCGATCCACCCGGACGTCTCGCACACGATCCTCGACCGGATCGGTTCCGTCGCCTGA